The following proteins are co-located in the Brevibacillus laterosporus DSM 25 genome:
- a CDS encoding peptide ABC transporter substrate-binding protein — MKRFPIRSLCTILLLTSVLTGCGVVSTNSPDSTSKPEKTANAGTKEQKLRLNIKTEPPTADPGLAQDAISMAVARSAFDGLIRLGEDGKLHESVAESYVISDDLKTYTFKLRNSTWSNGDAVTARDFEYAWKRVLDPKTGSEYAYQLYYIKNGQKANAKEVTLDQVGVKALDDKTLEVKLENPTPFFLELLSSVTYYPVNQKVVEANEKWANDASTLVGNGPFIMKEWQHKSKITFEKNPTYWDKENVKLEKLEFNMIEDSTTELSMYDNNELDWSGSPLGDIPSDAIGALKDKLHTQATAGTYWYVFNTKKAPFNNKKIRQAFAYAMNRQELIDNIVQTGGTAALGILPPSMSLNPSGYFTDNNISKAKQLLAEGLKEEKLTKLPEIELLYNTDELHAKLAQAIQDQWRKTLNVEVKLKNMELKVVREAMKEGAFQIARASWIGDFNDPINFLEVFKAEGGSNKSGWSNPTYTELLAKSSAEGNQEKRKELLKQADTMLMNEMPVTPIYYYTYKWLQKDDVKGVVIDALGFVDYKYARRE; from the coding sequence ATGAAGCGATTTCCCATCCGTTCCCTCTGTACTATCCTACTTCTAACTTCTGTACTAACTGGGTGTGGTGTAGTTAGTACAAACAGTCCAGATTCAACTTCTAAACCTGAAAAGACAGCAAATGCTGGGACGAAGGAACAGAAATTACGCCTCAATATTAAGACAGAACCACCAACTGCTGACCCAGGTCTAGCACAAGACGCAATTTCTATGGCTGTTGCTCGTTCTGCTTTTGATGGTCTGATTCGCTTGGGCGAGGATGGCAAGCTGCATGAATCAGTTGCAGAGAGCTACGTTATCTCAGACGATTTAAAAACCTACACGTTCAAGTTGCGCAACTCTACATGGTCAAATGGTGATGCAGTAACTGCTAGGGATTTTGAATACGCTTGGAAACGTGTCTTAGATCCAAAAACGGGTTCTGAGTATGCCTACCAGCTTTATTATATTAAGAATGGACAAAAAGCCAATGCTAAAGAGGTAACTCTAGATCAAGTAGGAGTAAAAGCACTTGATGATAAAACTCTGGAGGTAAAGCTAGAAAATCCAACACCATTCTTCCTAGAGTTACTGTCCTCTGTGACCTACTATCCTGTAAATCAGAAGGTAGTAGAAGCTAATGAAAAATGGGCAAACGATGCGTCCACATTAGTTGGTAACGGTCCATTTATTATGAAAGAATGGCAACATAAATCCAAGATTACGTTTGAAAAAAATCCTACTTATTGGGACAAAGAGAATGTAAAATTGGAGAAGTTAGAGTTTAACATGATTGAGGACTCTACGACAGAATTGAGCATGTATGATAACAACGAGTTAGATTGGTCTGGTTCTCCACTAGGAGACATTCCATCTGATGCGATTGGTGCATTGAAAGATAAATTGCATACCCAAGCGACAGCGGGAACGTACTGGTATGTATTTAACACAAAAAAGGCTCCGTTCAACAATAAAAAAATACGTCAAGCATTTGCCTACGCGATGAATCGTCAAGAACTGATTGATAATATTGTGCAAACAGGTGGAACAGCGGCACTTGGTATTTTACCTCCATCGATGTCGTTGAACCCAAGTGGCTATTTTACAGATAATAATATCTCAAAAGCTAAACAATTGCTGGCAGAAGGCTTAAAAGAAGAGAAACTGACAAAATTGCCGGAAATAGAGCTTTTGTATAATACAGATGAGTTGCATGCAAAACTTGCTCAAGCTATTCAGGATCAATGGCGCAAAACCTTGAATGTAGAAGTGAAACTGAAAAATATGGAGTTAAAGGTAGTGCGTGAAGCAATGAAGGAAGGTGCCTTCCAGATTGCACGTGCTAGTTGGATTGGTGATTTTAATGATCCAATTAACTTCTTAGAAGTGTTTAAAGCAGAAGGTGGTAGCAACAAATCTGGTTGGTCGAATCCAACATATACTGAGCTCCTAGCTAAATCTTCAGCAGAAGGTAATCAGGAGAAACGTAAAGAGTTATTAAAACAGGCTGACACAATGCTCATGAATGAAATGCCAGTCACTCCGATCTACTATTACACATATAAATGGTTACAAAAGGATGATGTGAAAGGCGTGGTAATCGACGCATTAGGCTTCGTTGATTACAAATACGCCCGCCGCGAGTAG
- a CDS encoding gamma-glutamyl-gamma-aminobutyrate hydrolase family protein encodes MRPVIGIASSKMYVSDNRVDHFFYASHCYVEGIIRSGGIPLLLPLLHEGFYPIDEVLEAVDAVLLTGGVDPAPHLYGETPHQRLGEVDYERDQAELRLIRTLLDNRKPMLGVCRGAQMIAITIGGTLVQDIESVYPNALQHQQIGSKQYGSHYIQVSDGFLKRALHAETVLVNSSHHQAVKTLPTGYNVTAVAPDGVIEGFESEDGLTIAVQWHPERMWMHDEQMLGICKEFVQLVKQQRE; translated from the coding sequence TTGCGTCCGGTGATCGGAATCGCTAGTTCCAAAATGTACGTTTCAGACAATCGAGTGGATCATTTCTTCTACGCTAGTCATTGTTACGTGGAAGGTATTATTAGAAGCGGAGGAATACCGCTTCTTTTGCCGTTATTACACGAGGGTTTCTATCCAATCGATGAGGTACTTGAGGCTGTTGACGCCGTACTATTGACCGGTGGTGTTGATCCTGCCCCTCATCTATATGGAGAAACGCCTCATCAGCGGCTTGGAGAAGTAGACTATGAACGTGATCAAGCTGAGCTTCGGCTAATCCGTACTCTATTAGATAATCGTAAGCCGATGCTTGGGGTATGCCGAGGGGCTCAAATGATAGCAATAACAATCGGAGGTACCTTAGTACAAGATATTGAGAGTGTGTATCCGAACGCGTTGCAGCATCAGCAAATCGGTTCTAAGCAATATGGCTCTCATTACATTCAGGTGTCAGATGGTTTTTTAAAGAGGGCATTACATGCCGAAACAGTCTTGGTGAATAGCTCTCATCATCAGGCTGTTAAAACATTACCCACTGGTTATAATGTGACTGCTGTGGCTCCTGATGGTGTCATAGAAGGATTCGAAAGCGAAGATGGTCTTACTATTGCAGTCCAATGGCATCCTGAACGTATGTGGATGCATGACGAACAGATGCTTGGGATATGCAAGGAGTTTGTACAGCTAGTAAAACAGCAAAGAGAATGA
- a CDS encoding peroxiredoxin family protein encodes MGKKGLSIGHRAPDFELESTKGIIRLDQYTGKPLLLLFIRGTWCPNCRKQLEALQPACSRFDKLGVPIVIIAGQKLQNLIPYADSTNMPFPLLSDSTREVMKAYEVFTPFKWDSFRIAVPSTYLLDKEHVIRYAYIGSSQFDRPGVEDLLEEVQKLIAEP; translated from the coding sequence ATGGGAAAAAAGGGACTGTCTATCGGGCATAGAGCTCCAGATTTTGAATTGGAATCAACAAAGGGAATAATCCGGTTAGATCAATATACGGGTAAGCCTTTGTTACTCTTGTTTATTCGAGGAACCTGGTGTCCAAATTGTCGTAAACAGTTGGAAGCCTTACAGCCTGCCTGTTCTCGTTTTGACAAACTAGGTGTACCTATCGTTATTATTGCGGGTCAAAAATTACAAAATCTCATACCGTATGCAGATAGCACCAATATGCCGTTTCCCTTGCTTTCAGACTCGACTCGTGAAGTAATGAAAGCGTATGAGGTGTTTACTCCTTTTAAGTGGGATTCTTTTCGAATTGCTGTTCCTAGTACGTATTTATTGGACAAGGAACATGTGATCCGCTATGCCTACATCGGTAGTTCTCAGTTTGACAGACCAGGCGTAGAAGATTTGCTAGAGGAAGTACAAAAACTTATAGCGGAGCCGTAG
- a CDS encoding nitroreductase family protein: MAKDFYAAVEGRRSIYGISKEVSISDDKIKEVIEFALKHTPSSFNSQTARIVLLLGEQHDKLWNLTEAALRKVVGDNNFAPTEEKMKSFRNGYGTVLFFEDQQVVEQLQKDFALYKDNFPIWSQQSSGMHQFVIWTALEMEGLGATLQHYNPLIDEDVKKEWNVPGHWKLIAQMPFGQPTMAPKEKEYKPLDERFKTFK, translated from the coding sequence ATGGCAAAAGATTTTTACGCAGCAGTCGAAGGAAGACGTTCCATTTATGGTATCAGTAAAGAAGTAAGCATTTCGGATGATAAAATCAAAGAAGTAATTGAATTTGCTCTAAAACATACGCCGTCTTCATTTAATTCGCAAACAGCTCGCATCGTGCTTCTATTAGGAGAACAACATGATAAATTATGGAATTTGACGGAGGCAGCTTTGCGTAAGGTAGTTGGCGACAACAACTTTGCTCCAACAGAAGAAAAAATGAAATCTTTCCGTAATGGATACGGAACAGTACTCTTTTTTGAAGACCAACAAGTTGTAGAGCAACTACAAAAGGATTTTGCGCTGTATAAAGACAATTTCCCTATTTGGTCCCAACAATCTTCTGGTATGCATCAGTTTGTTATCTGGACCGCACTTGAAATGGAAGGCTTAGGAGCTACCTTACAACATTACAACCCATTAATTGATGAAGATGTGAAAAAGGAATGGAATGTTCCAGGTCACTGGAAACTAATTGCCCAAATGCCATTTGGTCAACCAACAATGGCTCCTAAGGAAAAAGAGTACAAACCACTAGATGAGCGTTTTAAAACGTTTAAATAA
- a CDS encoding NAD(P)-dependent oxidoreductase, with amino-acid sequence MKIAIIGATGRAGKLIMQEAVQRGHEVTAIVRDASKLDQNQKVAVLQKDVFDLTTQDLNKFDVVVNSFGAKPGEEHLHVDAGNILIEALKNAPQTKLFVVGGAGSLFVDEAKTVRLYETPEFPKEYLATATNQGKNLEILKQSNLPQWTFLSPSAMFEPGERTGRYQKGEENLLVNAKGESSISMDDYAIAVLDELENPHFVNKRFTVASV; translated from the coding sequence ATGAAAATCGCTATTATTGGAGCAACAGGAAGAGCAGGAAAATTGATCATGCAAGAAGCGGTGCAAAGAGGGCATGAAGTAACAGCTATCGTTCGCGATGCATCCAAGCTTGATCAAAATCAAAAGGTAGCTGTGCTACAAAAAGACGTATTTGACCTAACTACTCAGGATTTAAATAAATTTGATGTTGTTGTAAATTCCTTTGGTGCAAAACCAGGAGAAGAACATTTACATGTAGATGCAGGAAATATTTTGATTGAGGCGCTAAAAAATGCTCCGCAAACAAAGCTATTTGTAGTTGGAGGAGCGGGTAGCTTGTTTGTAGATGAAGCGAAAACGGTTCGACTATATGAAACCCCAGAATTCCCTAAAGAATATTTGGCTACAGCAACGAACCAAGGTAAAAATTTGGAGATTCTAAAGCAATCTAATCTACCTCAATGGACCTTCTTAAGTCCTTCAGCTATGTTTGAACCAGGTGAACGTACAGGACGTTATCAAAAAGGTGAGGAAAATTTACTAGTAAATGCAAAAGGTGAAAGCTCAATTAGCATGGATGATTATGCGATTGCAGTACTTGATGAGCTTGAAAATCCGCATTTTGTTAACAAACGTTTTACTGTTGCATCGGTATAA
- a CDS encoding conserved virulence factor C family protein translates to MKIRSIEPTPSPNTMKLTLDEQLPNGVQHNFTQKTKGHAPQYIQKLLGIEGVKGVFQVVDFIALERLPNAAWQPILAEAKEILGAEEMSGSDWADNQEEAPAFGELQVYVQMFRDIPMQVKIVANGEETRTGLPERFAKMAMQAGVTSPNLITERQWVEQGARYGNAKEVGEEVAQELDAAYDEARLQSLLQVALAQGGQQEPPKPQPPQKVTIEMLTDPDWRKRYAVLERMEPTEEDLPLMNKALEDEKASIRRLAVVYLGMIGTEEVLPLLYLALRDASASVRRTSGDTLSDLGNPKAIPAMIEALRDSNKLVRWRAARFLYEVGDESALPALHQAEEDSEFEISLQIKLAIERIEGGEEASGTVWQQMTNRSRE, encoded by the coding sequence ATGAAAATACGCTCCATTGAACCTACACCAAGTCCCAATACGATGAAGCTGACGTTAGATGAACAGCTTCCGAATGGAGTTCAACATAATTTTACTCAAAAGACAAAAGGACATGCCCCGCAGTATATCCAAAAGCTGTTAGGGATAGAAGGAGTTAAAGGGGTCTTTCAGGTTGTAGACTTTATTGCGTTGGAACGATTGCCAAATGCAGCCTGGCAACCAATACTAGCGGAAGCTAAGGAGATATTGGGTGCAGAAGAAATGAGCGGCAGTGATTGGGCGGATAATCAGGAAGAAGCACCTGCATTTGGAGAATTACAAGTATATGTGCAAATGTTTAGAGATATTCCTATGCAAGTAAAAATTGTTGCAAATGGAGAAGAAACCCGCACGGGACTTCCTGAACGGTTTGCAAAAATGGCAATGCAGGCTGGAGTTACTTCCCCTAACTTAATTACAGAGCGTCAGTGGGTTGAACAGGGCGCACGATATGGAAATGCGAAAGAAGTCGGTGAGGAAGTGGCTCAGGAATTGGATGCTGCTTATGATGAAGCACGATTACAATCGCTGCTGCAAGTAGCATTAGCTCAAGGAGGACAGCAGGAGCCGCCAAAACCGCAACCACCGCAAAAGGTAACAATAGAAATGCTTACTGATCCTGATTGGCGTAAACGTTATGCTGTTTTAGAGCGAATGGAGCCAACGGAAGAGGACCTCCCACTGATGAACAAAGCGCTGGAGGATGAGAAAGCTTCTATACGTCGCTTGGCTGTTGTTTATTTGGGGATGATTGGAACAGAAGAGGTTCTCCCTTTATTGTATCTAGCTTTGCGGGATGCTTCAGCTTCCGTTAGGAGAACATCTGGTGACACCTTATCTGACCTAGGAAATCCTAAAGCGATTCCAGCCATGATCGAAGCTTTGCGTGATTCAAATAAGTTGGTTCGCTGGCGTGCCGCTCGTTTTTTATATGAGGTGGGGGATGAATCAGCCTTGCCAGCGCTACATCAGGCTGAAGAGGATAGCGAGTTCGAAATTAGCTTGCAAATTAAGTTAGCTATTGAGCGAATTGAGGGTGGAGAAGAAGCAAGTGGGACAGTGTGGCAACAAATGACTAACCGCTCAAGAGAGTAG
- a CDS encoding MATE family efflux transporter, whose product MSTETNKYQRQTLFQITWPIFFELALHMGMGIIATLMLSHYSDDAATGVGVANQLLNIFILIFNVTSIGATILIGQRLGANRLDQARQLARSAFGLNFWFGMAIAVIVVLFGKQFLSLFELKGDVLNYGLLFVQICGASLFLESIALALSAVLRSHGYTKDSLMVTLLMDMISVGGNIIAITGIFGLPITGVTGVAWAMVVARAFAVGALLYLVFRQLALRIRFKDIFIVRKEDIQGLLSIGIPSAGENLSYQLSQVIITGFIAVMGASSLAARVYVLNISMICYLFTLAIAQGTQLLVARYIGGRQYDKALRRGMRTLKISMCASFATTLIIALFGSPILQMFTTDPAIIEVALPVLWVMVLTETGRAMNIVLMGSLKSAGDVRFPVIIGIIAMWGIAVVFSYTLGIYFGLGLLGVWIAQGMDEWFRGCFAMRRWLNKPWDTTQNVNQATK is encoded by the coding sequence GTGAGTACAGAAACCAACAAATATCAACGTCAAACTCTATTTCAAATTACGTGGCCAATCTTTTTTGAACTAGCGCTACATATGGGGATGGGGATTATTGCAACTCTGATGCTAAGTCATTATTCAGATGATGCAGCTACGGGTGTAGGGGTGGCAAATCAGCTCTTAAATATTTTTATTTTGATTTTTAACGTGACGTCAATTGGCGCGACTATTCTGATTGGTCAAAGACTGGGAGCTAATCGATTAGATCAAGCAAGGCAGTTAGCACGTTCTGCTTTTGGCTTAAATTTTTGGTTTGGAATGGCTATTGCTGTGATTGTGGTACTGTTTGGTAAACAATTCCTTAGTCTCTTTGAGCTTAAGGGAGATGTTTTAAACTATGGACTTTTGTTTGTACAAATTTGTGGGGCATCGTTGTTTCTAGAATCAATTGCTTTAGCATTAAGTGCTGTACTTAGAAGTCATGGATACACGAAGGACTCCTTGATGGTCACCCTACTGATGGACATGATTAGTGTAGGCGGTAATATCATCGCGATCACAGGTATTTTTGGATTGCCTATTACGGGAGTTACTGGCGTGGCTTGGGCAATGGTGGTGGCGCGGGCCTTTGCGGTAGGTGCTTTATTATATTTGGTGTTTCGTCAGCTTGCTTTACGCATTCGATTTAAAGATATCTTTATTGTAAGAAAAGAGGACATCCAAGGACTTTTATCCATAGGGATTCCTTCTGCTGGTGAGAACTTGTCCTATCAGCTATCACAAGTAATCATTACGGGATTTATTGCCGTGATGGGAGCTTCATCGCTGGCGGCACGCGTCTATGTATTGAATATTTCTATGATTTGCTATCTATTCACACTGGCAATTGCACAAGGTACACAGTTGCTGGTTGCCCGTTATATTGGTGGGAGACAATATGATAAGGCCTTACGTCGCGGGATGCGTACATTAAAAATTTCGATGTGTGCTTCGTTTGCCACGACATTGATTATCGCGTTATTCGGCTCGCCTATTTTACAAATGTTTACGACTGATCCAGCTATTATTGAAGTGGCCCTTCCCGTCCTATGGGTCATGGTCCTTACCGAGACAGGTAGAGCGATGAACATTGTTTTAATGGGCTCGTTAAAGTCTGCGGGTGATGTTCGGTTTCCAGTGATCATTGGCATTATTGCAATGTGGGGGATCGCAGTGGTCTTTAGCTATACACTTGGTATCTATTTTGGGCTTGGCTTACTAGGGGTATGGATTGCACAAGGAATGGATGAATGGTTCCGTGGGTGTTTTGCCATGCGTAGATGGTTAAACAAACCCTGGGATACTACCCAAAATGTAAATCAAGCAACCAAGTGA